Proteins co-encoded in one Candidatus Nomurabacteria bacterium genomic window:
- a CDS encoding NAD-dependent epimerase/dehydratase family protein — translation MEQQLAVVTGGAGFVGSHLCERLVQEGYAVISLDNYFSGTKDNHVPGVEYREGHTKDIALHISETPTVIFHLGEYSRIAPSLAEPHLVWDLNTAGTMAVLEFWREKQCKLVYAGSSTKHTQDERSSEIEARNRAPYSFSKAMNSELVHNYGRWYNLEYSIAYFYNVYGPRERAGQYTGAYGTVVETFRQCAIKHEPCTINGTGEQTRAFTHVSDTVSALLLIAEKGMRDEYAICAKEVYSLNELADMFGLEKQYAPATKSSRSSMADDTSKLEALGWQQQYELSEYTQSNL, via the coding sequence ATGGAACAGCAATTAGCAGTCGTGACCGGCGGAGCCGGATTTGTCGGGTCGCACCTTTGTGAGCGGTTGGTGCAGGAAGGGTATGCGGTCATTTCACTCGATAATTACTTTTCAGGTACCAAAGACAATCATGTGCCTGGAGTTGAGTATCGCGAAGGTCACACTAAGGATATTGCGCTCCATATTTCTGAAACACCAACGGTGATTTTTCATCTTGGTGAATACTCTCGCATTGCGCCGAGTCTGGCGGAGCCGCACTTGGTGTGGGATTTAAATACTGCTGGCACAATGGCTGTGCTTGAATTCTGGCGCGAGAAGCAGTGCAAGTTGGTGTACGCTGGCAGCTCGACCAAACATACGCAAGATGAGCGGAGCAGTGAGATAGAAGCGCGCAATCGAGCGCCGTATAGTTTTTCTAAGGCAATGAACTCAGAGCTGGTACACAACTACGGTCGCTGGTACAATCTCGAGTATTCGATTGCGTATTTTTATAATGTCTACGGACCACGTGAACGTGCGGGGCAGTACACTGGTGCGTATGGTACGGTGGTAGAAACATTCAGGCAGTGCGCCATAAAACACGAGCCATGCACCATCAATGGTACCGGCGAACAAACGCGCGCGTTTACACATGTGTCAGACACGGTTAGTGCGCTGCTTCTCATTGCCGAAAAGGGCATGCGCGATGAGTACGCAATTTGCGCCAAAGAAGTGTATTCACTGAATGAACTGGCCGATATGTTTGGGCTGGAGAAGCAATATGCTCCCGCAACAAAGTCATCACGTTCTAGTATGGCAGATGATACGAGTAAGCTTGAAGCTCTTGGTTGGCAACAGCAGTACGAGTTGTCTGAGTATACACAGTCTAATTTGTAG
- a CDS encoding lamin tail domain-containing protein produces MWRVVLVLFTGMFPTAVQAAVSISEVAWMGSAESANYEWIELHNDGAAIDVTGWHVNDGVNLDITLSGVIAADSYVVLERSSDASAPGSAFMIYTGALVNTGATLSLARVDGSLVDQVSGGEDWENIGGDNVTKETAQYTASGWVTAAATPGRGITTTEIQVAQAKSESASVRKTDGGPLAKPVEVTETKLVLPGITLELAISAPKTVYVNQDITFLSSASGIGDHLIDSLLYEWNFGDGSVSSGSETTHYFTHPGTYAVVLYASFKRQEQIARHTITVLPVALSLTTNSVGDLQINNDSPYELDLSGYRVVGAKEVLLPPRTILLPNQTITLSKKRIGSTDMVLAVYDAQGESVALKLPKQLQTENEIELAYADSAVTFYPVIRDEMPEKSTEFPLAQSVEVSEVTAAPSQSPAGAVPRAGGESWPYYAFGALLVVGTFGVLVAPRPAKPAESAFFTDSK; encoded by the coding sequence ATGTGGCGGGTGGTGTTGGTCTTGTTTACAGGTATGTTTCCGACGGCTGTCCAAGCTGCGGTTTCAATCAGTGAAGTAGCTTGGATGGGCTCGGCTGAGTCTGCGAATTATGAGTGGATAGAGTTGCATAATGATGGAGCGGCAATAGACGTTACAGGGTGGCATGTGAATGATGGTGTGAATCTTGATATCACGTTGAGCGGTGTGATTGCAGCTGACAGCTATGTGGTTTTAGAGCGCAGTAGTGATGCGTCTGCTCCTGGTTCTGCATTTATGATTTACACTGGAGCATTGGTAAACACCGGTGCGACCTTGAGTCTTGCTAGGGTTGATGGGAGTCTGGTTGATCAAGTGAGTGGGGGAGAAGATTGGGAAAATATTGGAGGCGATAATGTAACGAAGGAAACGGCGCAGTACACCGCAAGTGGCTGGGTGACAGCGGCAGCCACTCCTGGGCGAGGAATTACGACAACTGAGATACAAGTAGCCCAAGCGAAGTCTGAATCCGCCTCCGTCCGAAAAACTGATGGTGGGCCACTCGCGAAGCCGGTTGAGGTAACTGAAACAAAATTAGTTTTACCAGGCATCACTTTGGAATTGGCAATTAGTGCACCAAAGACGGTGTATGTGAATCAGGATATCACTTTTTTAAGTAGCGCTTCCGGCATCGGGGATCATTTGATTGACTCTCTTTTGTATGAGTGGAATTTTGGCGACGGGTCAGTGAGTAGCGGGAGTGAGACGACGCACTATTTTACGCACCCAGGAACGTACGCGGTAGTTTTGTATGCTAGCTTTAAGCGGCAAGAACAAATTGCGCGCCACACGATTACGGTGCTGCCGGTTGCGTTGTCGCTTACCACCAACTCGGTGGGTGATTTGCAAATCAATAATGACTCGCCGTACGAACTTGATTTGTCTGGGTATCGCGTAGTGGGTGCAAAGGAGGTGCTGTTGCCGCCGCGAACAATTCTCTTGCCGAATCAGACCATTACACTCTCAAAAAAACGTATTGGTAGTACTGATATGGTGCTGGCGGTGTACGACGCACAAGGTGAGAGTGTGGCACTCAAGCTTCCCAAGCAGCTGCAAACAGAGAATGAAATTGAACTTGCGTATGCTGATAGTGCGGTGACTTTTTATCCAGTGATACGTGATGAGATGCCAGAGAAGTCCACAGAGTTTCCGTTAGCTCAGTCTGTTGAGGTGAGTGAAGTCACTGCTGCGCCGTCGCAATCACCGGCAGGCGCGGTGCCACGAGCAGGCGGTGAGTCGTGGCCATACTATGCCTTTGGAGCATTGTTGGTAGTCGGCACGTTTGGTGTGCTCGTGGCGCCGCGCCCAGCAAAACCAGCTGAAAGCGCCTTTTTTACCGACTCAAAATAA
- a CDS encoding YvcK family protein produces MQKQKVVVIGGGTGTHTVLKGLRKYQKHVDLAAIVTMADSGGSTGRLRDEFGYLPVGDVRMALAALGSADDEYEELVRQLFLYRFEKGHGLSGHNFGNLLLVALTDILGGEEAAIRAAGRLLGVRGAVIPVTTEKVNLMATYDDGVQLVGEHGIDEPDEDRARHKIIALEVTPHATISEAAEAALLQADLIVIGPGDLYTSVLANCVVDGVSEAVRHATAKLVYVSNLMTKVGQTAGMGLAEHLSEITRYIGRHPDAVVVNTAPLPADLLARYAADGEYPVVFNCETENCRIIPADLLADEVVQKSRGDVLKRSLIRHDSRKLARKLIGLL; encoded by the coding sequence ATGCAGAAACAGAAAGTGGTTGTTATTGGCGGTGGAACGGGAACCCATACCGTACTAAAAGGTTTGCGAAAGTATCAGAAGCACGTTGATCTCGCGGCGATTGTAACGATGGCTGACTCAGGCGGTTCGACGGGGCGGCTGCGTGATGAGTTTGGTTATCTGCCTGTCGGTGATGTGCGTATGGCACTTGCAGCCCTTGGGAGTGCTGATGATGAATATGAAGAGTTGGTGCGCCAGCTGTTCTTGTACCGGTTTGAAAAAGGGCACGGCCTCTCGGGGCACAACTTTGGCAATTTACTACTAGTCGCGCTCACTGATATTCTCGGCGGCGAGGAAGCTGCCATTCGCGCTGCCGGTCGCCTCCTTGGTGTGCGTGGCGCCGTGATTCCGGTCACTACTGAAAAAGTTAATCTTATGGCGACCTACGATGATGGCGTACAGTTGGTGGGAGAGCACGGCATTGATGAGCCAGACGAAGATCGTGCGCGCCACAAAATCATCGCGCTAGAGGTCACTCCCCACGCCACCATTAGCGAAGCGGCCGAAGCGGCTCTCTTGCAGGCTGATTTGATTGTAATCGGTCCAGGCGATTTGTATACCAGCGTACTGGCAAATTGTGTCGTGGACGGAGTGTCCGAAGCGGTTCGGCACGCCACAGCGAAATTAGTGTACGTCTCAAACCTCATGACGAAGGTGGGGCAGACAGCAGGTATGGGATTAGCTGAACATTTGTCAGAAATAACCAGGTACATTGGACGACATCCAGATGCCGTGGTGGTTAATACTGCACCACTGCCAGCTGATTTGCTGGCACGCTACGCTGCTGATGGCGAGTACCCGGTCGTCTTTAATTGTGAGACAGAGAATTGTCGAATTATTCCAGCTGATTTGCTGGCGGATGAGGTGGTACAAAAAAGCCGAGGCGATGTGCTTAAGCGTAGCTTGATTCGTCACGATTCGCGAAAGTTAGCCCGGAAGCTCATCGGGCTCTTATAG
- a CDS encoding glycosyltransferase family 4 protein — translation MKVTIATGLYPPEIGGPATYAAMLETELPGHGFELTTVPFGWVRQYPKVLRHLVYAWKLWRESKGADMIYALDPTSVGLAAYLVARVRHKPFLVRLGGDYAWEQGRMRFGVTDTLDVFLTKRASWPFMVRQLAKVQTFVVSQAVRVVVPSEYLKRVVVQWGIDSKKIKVIYSALYPLEVHGTRQELREELECPYPTIVSAGRLVPWKGFSVLIDVVHRLKDRYPQIALVIVGDGAERAALEEKVAQLKLAQHVWFTGSITKDALGATIKAADVFVLNTAYEGLSHQLIEVMDIGTPIVTTDAGGNPELITDGVNGFLVEFNDVDALTEAIARVLGHPESRERLVQSARGRSKQFAKEEVVKEIVSLLTSIYEGRI, via the coding sequence ATGAAAGTAACGATTGCAACAGGATTATATCCACCGGAAATTGGCGGACCAGCGACCTACGCTGCCATGCTTGAGACGGAGCTGCCTGGACATGGATTTGAGCTTACCACCGTACCGTTTGGCTGGGTGAGACAGTATCCAAAAGTGCTTCGACACCTGGTGTATGCTTGGAAGCTTTGGCGGGAAAGCAAAGGTGCCGATATGATTTATGCGCTAGATCCAACCAGCGTTGGCTTAGCTGCGTACTTGGTAGCAAGAGTGCGTCACAAGCCGTTCTTGGTCCGACTGGGCGGTGATTATGCTTGGGAGCAGGGTCGGATGCGGTTTGGAGTGACTGATACGCTAGATGTCTTTTTGACGAAGCGGGCATCGTGGCCATTTATGGTGCGGCAGCTTGCGAAGGTGCAGACGTTTGTGGTGTCACAAGCCGTGCGCGTAGTGGTGCCGAGTGAGTATCTCAAGCGCGTAGTGGTGCAGTGGGGAATTGATTCGAAGAAGATAAAAGTGATTTATAGTGCACTGTATCCGCTCGAGGTGCATGGAACCAGACAAGAACTGCGCGAAGAGCTCGAGTGCCCGTACCCAACCATTGTCTCGGCTGGGCGCCTGGTGCCCTGGAAGGGCTTTTCGGTACTGATTGATGTGGTGCATCGTCTAAAGGATCGATATCCGCAGATTGCGTTGGTTATTGTGGGTGATGGCGCCGAGCGCGCAGCACTGGAAGAAAAGGTAGCACAGCTCAAGCTCGCACAGCATGTGTGGTTTACTGGCAGTATTACCAAAGACGCGCTCGGCGCTACGATCAAAGCGGCTGATGTTTTTGTACTTAATACTGCATATGAAGGACTTTCTCACCAGCTGATTGAGGTAATGGATATTGGTACACCAATTGTGACGACTGATGCCGGTGGCAATCCAGAGCTTATCACTGATGGCGTAAATGGCTTTTTAGTGGAGTTTAACGATGTTGATGCTCTGACTGAAGCAATTGCGCGAGTCCTTGGGCATCCTGAGTCGCGCGAGCGATTAGTGCAATCGGCTCGTGGTCGATCAAAACAATTCGCTAAAGAAGAGGTGGTGAAAGAAATAGTTTCACTTCTTACATCGATCTATGAAGGACGAATCTAA
- a CDS encoding bifunctional (p)ppGpp synthetase/guanosine-3',5'-bis(diphosphate) 3'-pyrophosphohydrolase, whose translation MMTLTEKALRLATAAHKDQVRKSDGSPYITHPVMVGVLLKEYGFSEAVVAAGFTHDVLEDTSVTREELAAKLGEDVAVMVDGVSEDKDLSWEARKERYVAGVVAAGEGVRAVSIADKIHNAESILNDYEHKGRAVWNVFNRGKAKKLWFEELLYTELKKDWEHPLLERYGRLIEQLKGLEE comes from the coding sequence ATGATGACACTAACCGAGAAGGCGCTCCGGCTCGCCACAGCCGCCCACAAAGACCAAGTGCGAAAGAGTGATGGTTCGCCGTACATCACACATCCAGTGATGGTGGGCGTGCTCCTTAAAGAGTACGGTTTTTCTGAGGCTGTGGTAGCAGCTGGCTTTACACATGATGTGCTTGAAGATACGTCAGTGACGCGGGAAGAGTTGGCGGCGAAACTTGGTGAAGATGTTGCAGTGATGGTGGACGGAGTGAGTGAAGATAAAGACTTGTCGTGGGAGGCGCGGAAAGAGCGGTATGTCGCGGGAGTGGTGGCGGCCGGTGAAGGAGTGCGCGCGGTTTCAATTGCGGATAAGATTCACAATGCGGAGAGTATTTTAAACGATTACGAGCACAAAGGTCGCGCGGTTTGGAATGTGTTTAATCGCGGCAAAGCGAAGAAGCTGTGGTTTGAAGAATTGCTCTATACTGAACTAAAGAAAGACTGGGAACATCCACTCTTGGAGCGATACGGGAGATTAATTGAACAGTTGAAAGGACTTGAGGAATAG
- a CDS encoding glycosyltransferase — protein MKDESKLRLIAISYAKRALETGTRERARMLAYAEAMGEYHLIVFTRKHDGYPAYVQDGNLHLYATNTRTRLGMMWQAFKIGRRILAQRGGDWVVSSQDPFETSVVGSAVAFGNCATHHIQIHGDVFNPRSYQVSLLQRVRATYGHLAVRRADGIRVVSSRIKRSLLSLGVSEEKITVLPIFSDITAFKAVGVSRNYAVGGRVSFLYVGRFAPEKNLPFLIDAFAQVAVRYPNTSLTLVGGGSLQKVLEKQITALGLQSRVTFIPWTENVAAIMATHDIFCLTSNHEGWGMVLVEAAAAGMPVITTDVGCAGECVRSGETGQVVLVGDRDHYVQAMEVYLKNHSLVATEGVRGHKLALETTLDEAAYITQLVESYASCVPR, from the coding sequence ATGAAGGACGAATCTAAGTTGCGGTTGATTGCAATCAGCTACGCTAAGCGGGCGCTTGAGACAGGCACGCGTGAGCGCGCGCGTATGTTGGCGTATGCGGAAGCAATGGGTGAGTATCACCTTATTGTATTTACGCGTAAACACGATGGATACCCAGCGTATGTTCAGGATGGTAATTTACATTTGTATGCCACCAATACTCGTACTCGATTAGGAATGATGTGGCAAGCATTTAAAATTGGTAGACGGATTTTAGCGCAGCGGGGTGGTGACTGGGTGGTATCGAGTCAGGATCCGTTTGAGACGAGCGTGGTGGGTAGCGCGGTTGCCTTTGGCAACTGCGCTACCCACCATATTCAAATTCATGGCGACGTATTTAATCCGCGGAGTTATCAAGTGTCTTTATTGCAGCGGGTCCGCGCGACGTACGGCCATTTGGCCGTACGTCGCGCGGACGGCATCCGCGTCGTTTCATCACGTATTAAGCGCTCACTTCTATCGCTTGGTGTATCGGAAGAAAAAATCACCGTCTTACCGATTTTCTCAGATATCACAGCTTTCAAGGCGGTTGGTGTCAGTAGAAATTACGCAGTGGGCGGTAGAGTCTCATTTTTATATGTTGGTCGGTTTGCTCCGGAAAAGAATCTTCCGTTTTTAATTGATGCGTTTGCTCAAGTGGCAGTGCGATATCCAAATACGTCACTTACGCTTGTTGGTGGAGGTTCTTTACAGAAGGTGCTTGAAAAGCAAATCACTGCGCTTGGCTTACAAAGCCGCGTCACGTTTATCCCGTGGACTGAAAACGTTGCGGCAATTATGGCAACGCATGACATCTTTTGTCTTACGTCCAATCATGAAGGTTGGGGTATGGTGCTGGTTGAAGCAGCTGCAGCTGGTATGCCAGTTATCACTACGGATGTGGGTTGTGCCGGCGAGTGTGTAAGGAGTGGAGAAACGGGTCAGGTGGTTTTAGTGGGTGACCGTGACCACTATGTACAAGCAATGGAAGTATATCTTAAAAATCATAGCCTCGTAGCAACTGAAGGTGTGCGAGGACACAAGCTGGCGCTCGAAACGACGCTGGATGAGGCAGCCTATATTACGCAGTTAGTGGAATCTTACGCTTCTTGTGTCCCTAGATAG
- a CDS encoding type IV secretion system DNA-binding domain-containing protein, whose protein sequence is MTAFDPEKITFFAKTDARGQEVAFGIKAKDRQRHMYVVGKTGMGKSTLLENMAAQDIQNGEGMAFIDPHGSAAETLLEYVPEHRVQDVVYFAPFDLDHPISFNVMEDVGPDKRHLVVSGLMSTFKKIWVDAWSARMEYILTNALLALIEYPDTTLLSVNRLFVDKEFRKKVVDYIQDPAVKAFWVDEFANYTDRFTAEALPAIQNKIGQFTGNPLIRNIIGQPHSSFDIRKLMDEKKILIMNLSKGLIGETNANLLGSMLTTRIYLAAMSRADLPVAQMKQMPNFYFYVDEFQSFANATFANILSEARKYHLNLIIAHQYIEQMEEDVRNAVFGNVGTTIAFRVGPFDAEVLETVFAPRFEATDLVNLGFAQIYLTLMIDGIGSQPFSAKTLPPVPMPQVSCREMVVESSRGLYGNEREAVEKIVAELHTPERTEEPKRFDKKPGGGAGGQKRSGNNSGGFGNNAGNSQSRGSAAPRSRDSQHDVRSDERKRPPEKSPDDLRQILAKMASDSDTDKKEAKQAEQKTSEQPKEPAAGSSQKQNEVTARNRNKYSDKKEQLQPRPQKSEDASPLRMALADALKSVQPSDSATQTISAPAPRPESVSTPSTTSTESIVPPVQPANTLAADARRVVLEYRKDKPIPVSGAEVSSTAQVKSFTKESGDVGVDIATVRKLLRESPEGRSPFQ, encoded by the coding sequence ATGACAGCTTTTGATCCGGAAAAGATTACCTTTTTCGCTAAGACTGACGCTCGAGGTCAGGAGGTGGCTTTTGGTATTAAGGCGAAGGATCGTCAGCGTCACATGTACGTGGTGGGAAAGACCGGTATGGGTAAGTCCACCTTGCTCGAAAACATGGCCGCGCAAGACATCCAAAATGGTGAAGGGATGGCTTTCATTGATCCGCACGGCTCCGCCGCTGAAACCCTGCTTGAGTATGTGCCAGAACATCGCGTACAGGACGTGGTATATTTTGCGCCGTTTGATTTAGACCATCCAATTTCATTTAACGTCATGGAAGACGTTGGTCCGGACAAGCGGCACTTGGTGGTGTCTGGGCTCATGTCGACCTTCAAAAAGATTTGGGTTGATGCCTGGAGTGCGCGCATGGAGTACATCCTTACCAATGCGCTCTTGGCACTCATTGAGTATCCAGACACTACACTCTTGTCAGTAAATCGCTTGTTTGTCGATAAGGAGTTTCGTAAGAAGGTGGTGGACTACATTCAAGACCCAGCGGTGAAGGCATTTTGGGTGGATGAATTCGCCAACTACACTGACCGCTTCACTGCTGAAGCACTGCCAGCCATTCAAAATAAGATCGGTCAGTTTACAGGCAATCCGCTCATTCGTAACATTATCGGGCAGCCACATTCAAGCTTTGATATTCGAAAGCTCATGGATGAGAAGAAAATTCTCATTATGAACCTTTCAAAAGGATTGATCGGTGAAACCAATGCCAATCTATTAGGGTCAATGCTCACCACGCGTATTTACTTGGCAGCAATGAGTCGCGCCGATTTGCCGGTAGCGCAGATGAAGCAGATGCCAAACTTCTATTTTTACGTCGACGAGTTTCAGTCATTTGCAAACGCTACTTTCGCCAATATTCTTTCTGAGGCACGTAAATATCACCTCAATCTCATCATTGCACACCAGTACATCGAGCAGATGGAGGAAGACGTGCGCAACGCGGTGTTTGGAAACGTGGGTACCACGATTGCATTTCGGGTCGGTCCGTTCGATGCCGAAGTGCTCGAAACAGTCTTCGCGCCACGCTTTGAGGCGACTGACTTAGTGAACTTGGGCTTTGCGCAGATTTACCTCACGCTTATGATTGATGGGATTGGTTCGCAGCCGTTTTCTGCTAAGACGCTCCCGCCGGTGCCAATGCCGCAGGTGTCGTGTCGGGAGATGGTGGTGGAATCGAGTCGAGGACTATACGGCAATGAGCGTGAGGCAGTAGAAAAGATCGTGGCAGAGCTGCACACACCGGAGCGTACCGAAGAACCGAAGAGATTTGATAAAAAGCCAGGCGGCGGAGCTGGTGGGCAAAAGCGTTCAGGCAACAACAGTGGAGGATTCGGAAACAATGCTGGCAACAGTCAGTCTCGTGGTAGTGCGGCACCGCGAAGCAGGGATTCGCAACATGACGTGCGCTCCGATGAGCGCAAGCGGCCGCCTGAGAAAAGCCCAGATGATTTGCGCCAAATTCTTGCCAAGATGGCGAGTGATTCTGATACTGATAAAAAAGAAGCGAAGCAAGCAGAGCAAAAGACTTCAGAACAACCAAAAGAGCCGGCAGCCGGCTCTTCCCAAAAACAAAATGAAGTGACAGCTAGAAATAGAAATAAGTATAGCGATAAGAAAGAGCAGCTGCAGCCAAGGCCACAGAAATCAGAAGATGCATCACCACTTCGCATGGCTTTGGCTGATGCCCTAAAAAGTGTTCAGCCAAGTGATTCTGCTACACAAACGATTTCAGCGCCAGCTCCGAGACCTGAATCTGTCTCAACTCCTTCTACGACATCAACAGAATCAATTGTGCCACCAGTACAGCCGGCTAATACTCTAGCTGCCGATGCCAGGCGCGTGGTATTGGAGTACCGTAAAGATAAACCCATTCCTGTGTCAGGTGCTGAGGTGTCATCAACTGCACAGGTAAAATCATTTACTAAGGAGTCTGGTGATGTTGGTGTTGATATCGCAACAGTTCGTAAGCTGCTTAGAGAATCACCTGAAGGCCGGTCGCCATTCCAGTAG
- a CDS encoding glycosyltransferase family 4 protein, which yields MKKRIAVFSLAYYPCHVSGAEAAIKEITERISPEDIEFHVITLLFDTTAPRTEVMGNVTVHRVGFGGAYLSKILFVFLAARTARALHTESPLAGMWAMMTYMTMPLTLARWIGVKVSHVVTFQDGDPYDKVFERWFIKPALPLIDSGIKNAAVIQAISEYLATWPEKRGYTGEVVLVRNGANPKNFDQYYGDAELETVKESLGKKEGDVYLFIAARLVYQKGIDAVVRALTLLPENVHFLIGGGGPDEAILKALAAELGVSERVKFLGQLERDDVPKYRNTIVSDIFVHPSRSEGLGNSVLSAMAGRLPVIASNVGGLKDFVFDEAHNPNKAPTAWVVEPDAPEQIAKAVEDILTHPEKVAEVTANARKLMETEYHWDAVAKKMREEVFSKVVD from the coding sequence ATGAAAAAGCGAATAGCAGTGTTTTCCTTGGCCTACTATCCATGTCATGTCTCCGGCGCGGAGGCGGCAATTAAAGAAATCACCGAGAGGATTAGTCCAGAAGATATTGAGTTTCACGTCATTACGCTACTCTTTGATACAACTGCGCCGCGAACTGAAGTGATGGGAAATGTGACCGTGCACCGGGTTGGGTTTGGTGGAGCGTATCTTTCGAAAATTCTGTTTGTGTTTTTGGCTGCACGTACGGCACGGGCGCTACACACAGAATCGCCACTTGCCGGTATGTGGGCGATGATGACCTACATGACTATGCCGCTCACGCTTGCGCGGTGGATTGGAGTGAAGGTGTCACATGTGGTGACGTTCCAAGATGGTGACCCATACGATAAGGTCTTTGAGCGCTGGTTTATTAAGCCAGCGCTTCCGCTGATTGATAGTGGCATTAAAAATGCTGCAGTTATTCAGGCTATCTCAGAATATCTGGCAACGTGGCCAGAAAAGCGTGGCTACACTGGTGAGGTGGTACTGGTGCGTAATGGTGCTAATCCAAAAAACTTCGACCAGTACTACGGTGATGCCGAGCTTGAAACGGTTAAAGAATCACTCGGAAAGAAAGAGGGAGACGTGTACCTTTTTATTGCAGCGCGACTGGTGTATCAGAAGGGAATTGATGCAGTGGTGCGAGCGCTGACGCTTTTGCCAGAGAATGTACATTTTTTGATTGGCGGCGGCGGACCTGATGAAGCCATACTCAAGGCTTTGGCTGCAGAGCTAGGTGTAAGCGAGCGAGTGAAATTTTTAGGACAGCTTGAGCGCGACGATGTGCCAAAGTATCGCAACACGATTGTGAGCGATATTTTTGTACACCCGAGTCGTTCGGAAGGGCTGGGTAACTCAGTACTTTCAGCTATGGCTGGCCGCTTGCCGGTGATTGCTTCAAATGTCGGTGGGTTAAAAGATTTTGTGTTTGACGAAGCGCACAATCCAAACAAAGCACCAACCGCTTGGGTGGTAGAGCCGGATGCGCCAGAGCAAATTGCCAAAGCGGTTGAGGATATTTTGACGCACCCAGAAAAAGTGGCTGAAGTGACCGCCAATGCTCGAAAGCTCATGGAGACGGAGTATCACTGGGATGCTGTGGCGAAGAAGATGCGTGAGGAAGTCTTTAGCAAAGTAGTAGATTAG